Proteins from a genomic interval of Medicago truncatula cultivar Jemalong A17 chromosome 3, MtrunA17r5.0-ANR, whole genome shotgun sequence:
- the LOC25489334 gene encoding tropinone reductase homolog At5g06060 yields the protein MINDLFQFNQKSLIQIQPCEYSVKFLEREFHHSSQSHPTRGISHCNCAQRISGSQQQNKHVLRVRELTKTTMENQESSMRGSRWSLKGTTALVTGGTRGIGHAVVEELAEFGATVFTCSRNEEELNKCLNEWKEKGFSVYGSVCDASSPSQREELIRQVASAFNGKLNILVNNAGTNVRKPTIEYTAEDYSKVMTTNLDSAYHLCQLAYPLLKESGNGSIVFISSVASLISVGTGSIYAVSKAAINQLTKNLACEWAKDNIRSNCVAPWYTKTSLVEQFIANKEFVDEVLSRTPIKRIAETHEVSALVTFLCLPAASYITGQTVSVDGGFTVNGFSGLFK from the exons ATGATAAACGATCTCTTTCAGTTTAACCAGAAATCCTTGATTCAAATTCAGCCATGCGAATACAGTGTTAAATTTCTTGAGAGAGAGTTTCACCACTCCTCGCAGTCCCACCCAACTCGAGGGATTAGTCACTGCAATTGTGCGCAAAGGATATCCGgttcacaacaacaaaacaaacacgTTCTCCGTGTAAGAGAACTCACAAAAACAACAATGGAGAACCAGGAGAGCAGTATGAGAGGCTCAAGATGGTCTCTCAAGGGAACTACTGCTCTAGTTACTGGTGGAACTCGTGGAATCGGTCATGCTGTGGTGGAGGAACTAGCTGAGTTTGGTGCCACAGTGTTCACTTGCTCTAGGAATGAAGAAGAGCTGAATAAATGCTTAAATGAGTGGAAAGAGAAGGGTTTTTCTGTCTATGGATCGGTTTGTGAtgcttcttctccttctcaaAGAGAGGAGCTTATTCGACAAGTTGCTTCTGCTTTCAACGGCAAGCTCAACATACTt GTAAACAATGCTGGTACAAATGTGAGGAAGCCAACAATTGAGTATACAGCCGAAGATTATTCAAAAGTGATGACTACTAACTTGGATTCTGCATACCATCTATGTCAACTAGCATATCCTCTTCTTAAAGAATCTGGAAATGGAAGCATTGTGTTCATTTCCTCTGTTGCATCTCTAATAAGTGTAGGTACTGGAAGCATCTATGCAGTGAGTAAAG CCGCGATCAATCAGCTAACAAAGAATCTTGCTTGTGAATGGGCAAAAGACAATATAAGGAGCAACTGTGTTGCACCGTGGTATACAAAAACATCGCTTGTGGAACAG TTTATTGCTAACAAAGAGTTTGTGGATGAAGTATTATCTCGAACACCGATAAAACGGATAGCAGAAACACATGAAGTGTCTGCCTTGGTGACTTTCCTTTGCCTGCCAGCTGCTTCCTACATCACTGGACAAACTGTTTCCGTTGACGGAGGATTTACCGTAAATGGATTTTCTgggttgtttaaataa
- the LOC25489333 gene encoding tropinone reductase homolog At5g06060: MAKQENSSRSRSSRWSLKGFTALVTGGTRGIGHAIVEELAEFGAIVYTCSRNEEELNKCLNEWKEKGFSVYGSVCDVTSSSQREELVRKVASAFNGKLNILVNNVGTNVRKPTIEYTTEDYSKLMTINLDSAYHLCQLTYPLLKESGNGSIVFNSSVASLTHVGSGTIYAACKAAINQLNKGLACEWAKDNIRINCVAPWYTKTPLNDYLYANKEFVNEVLSRTPIKRIAETHEVSSLVAFLCLPAASYITGQVISVDGGFTANGFQPSMIIRSD, from the exons atggCAAAGCAAGAGAACAGTagcagaagcagaagctcaagATGGTCCCTCAAGGGATTCACAGCTCTTGTCACCGGCGGAACTCGTGGGATCGGTCATGCTATCGTAGAGGAACTTGCTGAGTTTGGTGCTATAGTGTACACTTGTTCTAGGAATGAAGAAGAATTGAATAAATGCTTAAATGAGTGGAAGGAGAAAGGTTTTTCTGTTTATGGATCAGTTTGTGATGTGACTTCTTCTTCTCAAAGAGAAGAGCTTGTTAGAAAAGTGGCTTCTGCTTTCAACGGCAAGCTCAACATTCTT GTAAACAATGTTGGAACAAATGTGAGGAAACCAACAATTGAGTATACAACAGAAGATTATTCAAAATTGATGACTATTAACTTGGATTCTGCATACCATCTATGCCAACTGACATATCCTCTTCTTAAAGAATCTGGAAATGGAAGCATTGTATTCAATTCCTCTGTTGCATCTCTGACACACGTAGGTTCTGGAACGATATACGCAGCATGTAAAG CTGCAATCAATCAGCTGAACAAAGGTCTTGCTTGTGAATGGGCAAAAGACAATATAAGGATCAATTGCGTCGCGCCTTGGTATACAAAAACACCGCTTAATGATTAT TTATATGCTAACAAAGAGTTTGTGAATGAAGTACTATCTCGAACACCGATAAAACGGATAGCAGAAACACATGAAGTGTCTTCCTTGGTGGCTTTCCTTTGTCTGCCAGCTGCTTCTTACATCACTGGACAAGTTATTTCTGTTGATGGAGGATTTACTGCGAATGGATTTCAACCCAGCATGATCATAAGAAGTGATTAA